The following coding sequences are from one Panicum hallii strain FIL2 chromosome 5, PHallii_v3.1, whole genome shotgun sequence window:
- the LOC112893301 gene encoding tubby-like F-box protein 3 produces MSFRSIVRDVRDGFGSLSRRSFEVTLASIYGLTGHHKGKTLSSSHELNDSPSIIRESHWASLPPELIRDIIRRLEADESTWPARKHVVCFAAVCRTWREMCKEIVLSPEFCGKLTFPVSLKQPGPREGSTMIQCFIKRNKSKSTYHLYLCLSNVVTSESGKFLLSARRHRKTTCTEYTISMDSGSTSRSSRTYIGKIRSNFLGTKFLIYDTQPPYNGAVVSPVGRTSRRFNSTKVSPKLPSVSYNIAQVSYELNVLGTRGPRRMRCIMHSIPASSVEPGGIVPGQPEQIVPRALEDSFRSTASFSQSFRSTTSLSKSIMDSSMDFNSARFSDIAGSSARFSGIGSSARISGIASGRLDHDEDSEIKERPLVLRNKPPRWHEQLQCWCLNFRGRVTIASVKNFQLIAATTPPPAGAPTPSQPAPSDPDKVILQFGKVARDMFTMDYRYPLSAFQAFAICLSSFDTKLACE; encoded by the exons ATGTCATTTCGTAGCATAGTCCGTGATGTTAGGGATGGCTTCGGTAGCTTGTCCAGGCGCAGCTTTGAGGTGACCCTCGCAAGTATTTATGGCCTTACCGGGCATCACAAAGGGAAGACCCTGAGCTCATCTCATGAGCTCAATGACTCACCTTCCATAATCCGAGAAAGCCACTGGGCAAGCCTACCTCCTGAACTCATCCGTGATATAATACGGAGACTCGAGGCTGATGAGAGCACCTGGCCAGCACGGAAGCATGTTGTTTGCTTTGCAGCTGTTTGTAGGACATGGAGGGAAATGTGTAAAGAGATTGTGTTGAGCCCGGAGTTTTGTGGGAAGCTCACCTTCCCTGTGTCTCTAAAACAG CCTGGTCCTCGAGAAGGAAGTACAATGATTCAATGTTTTATAAAGAGGAATAAGTCAAAATCCACCTACCATCTCTACCTGTGCCTTAGCAATG TTGTTACTTCAGAAAGTGGGAAATTCCTCTTATCAGCTAGAAGACACCGCAAGACCACATGCACAGAGTACACTATATCAATGGATTCTGGCAGCACCTCAAGATCAAGCAGAACCTACATTGGAAAAATAAG GTCAAACTTCCTTGGTACAAAATTTTTAATTTATGATACACAGCCACCGTATAATGGGGCTGTAGTTTCTCCTGTCGGAAGGACCAGCAGGAGGTTCAACTCCACAAAAGTCTCTCCGAAGTTGCCTTCTGTTAGTTACAACATCGCTCAGGTGTCATATGAGCTAAACGTCCTTGGCACAAGAGGTCCAAGGCGGATGCGTTGCATCATGCACTCCATACCTGCCTCATCAGTGGAGCCAGGTGGCATAGTACCAGGACAGCCAGAGCAGATTGTACCTCGAGCTCTGGAGGACTCATTCCGCAGCACTGCTTCCTTCTCGCAGTCATTCCGTAGCACCACCTCATTGTCCAAGTCCATCATGGACTCATCCATGGATTTCAATAGCGCTCGCTTCTCCGACATTGCTGGCAGCAGTGCTCGCTTCTCGGGCATTGGCAGCAGTGCTCGTATCTCGGGCATTGCTAGCGGCAGATTGGATCACGACGAGGACAGTGAAATCAAGGAGAGGCCACTGGTTCTTCGTAATAAGCCACCTAGGTGGCATGAACAGCTGCAGTGCTGGTGTCTCAACTTCCGTGGCCGTGTGACAATCGCGTCCGTGAAGAACTTCCAGCTGATTGCCGCAACAACCCCACCACCGGCAGGTGCTCCAACTCCCTCGCAGCCTGCTCCATCAGATCCTGACAAGGTGATTCTACAGTTTGGAAAAGTGGCAAGGGATATGTTCACGATGGACTATCGCTACCCCCTCTCGGCTTTCCAGGCGTTTGCTATCTGTCTGAGCAGCTTTGATACAAAATTGGCCTGTGAATAA